In one window of Oryzias melastigma strain HK-1 linkage group LG5, ASM292280v2, whole genome shotgun sequence DNA:
- the igsf21a gene encoding kelch domain-containing protein 7A isoform X1 gives MPIAELLGVQFDMQLLLKLSVSVLAAVLLSWAYRFYNSRNVGETSLCGKDDKTPLHATCQNCKMTIQHQNPEDSAKETGSVHATSADLTSNKETAAEAPVRRSESKKHKEEFSYLNIDRDKCKETETDPNPSLAAADNTAFCFSSTLQEPAENGISSLSGRRSPCILKLQGGMGVGRALRQDLEHQDVCSRFLSKAEIKVEDTNIVLDGSGDQIVHGRIYEYYVESSSHSVTDSHHHRNSESKMVEFGNPSSMMESPPLASSIIMADLVPQQSSITDASLQKSLQLRHPARPALLRKESYQFAAEESELLFPLQNPTTPVTHSLASANNESILLQTLKERRRKEAEDLETIAGAPFMNFSVEISDGTDLENLKSKLDLGNCLQAFYLAKKHGNVSLQRAALRVMSDNYLQVLRDPNIYGRLMAGEREQIQKQRMKARRFVIVADMDPQDWLGHTQGLRATVEQRKTSSQMYYYDDYKDSWHPLCPIPPEVISKACAMCTMDNYLFVAVGCQGADRGTTPSKRVFCYNPLTSIWKEISPMNEARPRCKLAALEGCVYAIGGECLSSVERYDPRLDRWTFVAPLPNDTFAVAHHVTVCDGELFVCGGTLRCILLRYSPKADTWRTGVMVGSKDKTTDMVGVRRCLYRFDLNPLLGISVYRYHTVARLWYECSSKRLLHCPAFQCVAMDGTIFCISQQFTIRFDADDVSPAFAEEDFSVLSAAKGMLFPFVLSLPDKKPRQTSV, from the coding sequence atGCCCATCGCAGAGCTTTTAGGAGTGCAGTTTGacatgcagctgctgctgaagctgaGTGTCTCTGTACTGGCAGCAGTGCTGCTTTCCTGGGCCTACAGGTTCTACAATTCCAGGAATGTGGGAGAAACTTCGCTATGTGGTAAAGATGACAAAACGCCACTGCACGCCACCTGCCAAAACTGCAAGATGACAATACAGCATCAAAACCCAGAAGACTCTGCCAAGGAGACTGGATCCGTCCATGCTACTTCTGCTGACCTGACTTCAAACAAGGAAACGGCCGCCGAGGCTCCTGTACGCCGAAGtgaaagcaaaaaacacaaGGAGGAATTTAGCTATTTAAATATTGACCGAGACAAGTGCAAGGAAACAGAGACGGATCCAAATCCCTCCCTGGCTGCTGCTGATAACACTGCGTTTTGCTTCTCTTCAACCCTTCAAGAACCGGCAGAGAACGGCATCAGCAGCCTCTCTGGACGCCGCTCTCCTTGCATTTTAAAGTTGCAGGGTGGCATGGGTGTGGGGAGGGCATTAAGGCAGGACTTGGAGCACCAGGACGTCTGTTCTCGCTTCCTGTCCAAGGCAGAGATCAAAGTGGAGGATACAAACATTGTGCTGGATGGATCAGGGGACCAAATTGTGCACGGAAGGATATATGAATACTATGTGGAGTCCTCCTCTCACTCAGTTACAGATTCTCATCACCACAGAAACTCTGAGTCCAAGATGGTTGAGTTTGGAAACCCAAGCAGCATGATGGAGTCTCCTCCCTTAGCGAGTTCCATCATCATGGCTGATCTGGTGCCTCAGCAAAGCAGTATTACAGATGCCTCTTTGCAAAAAAGCCTCCAGCTAAGACACCCAGCAAGGCCCGCCCTCCTACGCAAGGAGAGCTATCAGTTTGCAGCAGAGGAGTCCGAGCTTCTCTTTCCTCTTCAGAATCCAACAACTCCAGTGACTCACTCTCTGGCTTCAGCCAACAATGAGAGTATCTTACTTCAAACCCTCAAGGAAAGAAGACGTAAAGAGGCGGAGGACCTGGAAACTATAGCGGGGGCTCCATTCATGAACTTTTCTGTAGAAATCTCTGATGGCACAGATCTGGAAAATCTAAAGAGCAAACTTGATTTGGGTAACTGTCTACAGGCATTTTATCTAGCCAAGAAACATGGCAACGTGTCTCTGCAGCGAGCAGCTCTCAGAGTTATGTCAGACAACTACCTGCAGGTGCTCAGGGACCCCAACATTTATGGACGCCTTATGGCGGGCGAGCGGGAACAAATCCAGAAACAGAGGATGAAGGCGAGGCGCTTTGTCATCGTTGCAGACATGGACCCTCAAGACTGGCTGGGTCACACTCAGGGACTCAGGGCAACAGTAGAACAGAGGAAAACGTCCAGTCAGATGTACTATTATGATGACTACAAAGACTCCTGGCACCCATTGTGCCCGATTCCCCCTGAGGTTATCTCTAAAGCCTGTGCCATGTGCACCATGGATAACTACTTATTTGTGGCAGTGGGCTGCCAAGGCGCAGACAGAGGAACGACACCCTCAAAGCGAGTGTTCTGCTACAACCCTTTGACATCCATCTGGAAAGAGATCAGTCCCATGAATGAAGCCAGGCCTCGCTGCAAACTGGCAGCGCTGGAGGGATGTGTCTATGCCATTGGAGGGGAGTGTCTCTCATCAGTGGAGCGCTACGACCCACGGCTAGACAGATGGACGTTTGTGGCTCCGCTGCCTAACGACACCTTCGCTGTGGCGCATCATGTGACGGTGTGCGATGGAGAGCTCTTCGTTTGTGGAGGTACGCTCAGGTGTATACTCCTGCGTTACAGTCCCAAAGCTGACACCTGGAGGACAGGCGTCATGGTGGGAAGCAAAGACAAGACCACCGACATGGTGGGCGTGAGGAGATGCTTGTACCGCTTCGATCTGAACCCACTGCTGGGTATCAGTGTGTACCGCTACCACACGGTGGCGCGGCTCTGGTATGAGTGCAGCTCCAAACGGCTTTTGCACTGCCCTGCCTTCCAGTGCGTGGCCATGGATGGAACGATCTTCTGCATCAGCCAGCAGTTCACCATCAGGTTTGATGCTGACGACGTCTCACCAGCTTTCGCAGAAGAGGATTTCAGCGTCCTCTCTGCAGCCAAGGGCATGCTTTTCCCCTTCGTCCTGTCACTACCTGATAAGAAACCTCGGCAGACAAGTGTGTAA